AAATGATCAAAATAATAATTATATCACTATCAACCGTAATAAATATTAATTTTATTAAATTAAGACACCCAATATCAATAATGCTTTTCATTATCCTACAAACTTTTTTAGTTGGACTAATAACAGGGGCAATAATGGAAAGATATTGGTTATCATATATTTTATTTTTAACATTTCTTGGTGGTATATTAGTCCTATTTATTTATATTACGAGAATTGCATCAAACGAAATATTTCAACCTAAATCAATTACAATAATTATTACCTTAACAATATGAATATTTATCATATCAACATTAATTATTTTAGATATAACAATATTTATAGACTTTTTTAAAAACACTGAAACTATAAATATTGATAATTCAATCAATTATCAAGAAATAACAATATCTTTAGAAAAACTATATAATAGACCAACATTCATTATTACAATAATAATAATAATTTATTTATTTTTAGCACTATTAGCAGTTGTTAAAATCACCAACATTAACCAGGGGCCTATTCGTAAAATAAGATAATTTACTAATGAATAAACCCTTACGATTGAGACATCCTTTAATTAAAATCATTAATAACTCTTTAGTTGATTTACCCGCACCAACAAATATTTCATTTTGATGGAATTTTGGATCCCTACTAGGGCTATGTTTGGTAATTCAAATTGTAACTGGACTATTTTTAGCTATACATTATACATCAAATATTGAAATAGCATTTAGTAGTGTAGTCCACATCTGCCGAGATGTAAATAATGGCTGAATTATTCGAACCTTACATGCAAATGGAGCCTCTATATTTTTTATTTGTATTTATTTGCATGTAGGACGAGGAATTTACTACGGATCTTATATATACATACACACCTGAATAATTGGTACAGTAATCCTATTTTTAGTTATAGCAACTGCATTT
This genomic stretch from Schistocerca piceifrons mitochondrion, complete genome harbors:
- the ND6 gene encoding NADH dehydrogenase subunit 6, with protein sequence MIKMMIMSLSTVMNINFIKLSHPMSMMLFIILQTFLVGLMTGAMMESYWLSYILFLTFLGGMLVLFIYITSIASNEMFQPKSITMIITLTMWMFIMSTLIILDMTMFMDFFKNTETMNIDNSINYQEMTMSLEKLYNSPTFIITMMMMIYLFLALLAVVKITNINQGPIRKMS